A window of the Dickeya dianthicola NCPPB 453 genome harbors these coding sequences:
- a CDS encoding NADP(H)-dependent aldo-keto reductase, with protein MLYHRIPHSSLEVSTLALGTMTFGEQNSEADAHAQLDLAVAAGVNLIDTAEIYPVPPHSQTQGLTESYIGSWLKSRGGREKLIIASKVAGPVRGNDNSLRPQQALDRKNIRAALDDSLKRLNTDYIDLYQLHWPQRQTNSFGKLSYQYTSEKPAVTLLETLEALSEQVRAGKIRYIGVSNETPWGVMRYLQLAEKHELPRIVSIQNPYSLLNRSFEVGLAEISQHEGVELLAYSPLAFGTLTGKYLNGAKPAGARNTLFSRFVRYSAPHTQQAIAEYVALAQKHGLDPAQMALAFVRQQPFVASTLLGATTLEQLKINLGSLELTLGEDVLTELEDIHRRFTIPAP; from the coding sequence GTACCATGACCTTTGGCGAACAGAACAGCGAAGCGGATGCCCACGCCCAGTTGGATCTCGCGGTCGCCGCCGGCGTTAACCTGATTGATACTGCGGAAATCTATCCGGTTCCGCCGCATTCGCAAACGCAGGGGCTGACGGAAAGCTATATCGGTTCCTGGCTGAAAAGCCGCGGCGGGCGCGAAAAGCTGATCATCGCCAGCAAAGTCGCCGGGCCGGTGCGCGGCAACGACAACAGCCTGCGTCCGCAGCAGGCGCTGGACCGCAAAAATATCCGCGCCGCACTGGATGACAGCCTCAAGCGTCTGAACACCGACTACATCGACCTGTATCAGTTGCACTGGCCGCAGCGCCAGACCAATAGCTTCGGCAAACTGAGCTATCAGTACACCAGCGAAAAACCGGCCGTCACGCTGCTGGAAACGCTGGAAGCGCTGAGCGAGCAAGTGCGTGCCGGTAAAATTCGCTATATCGGCGTGTCGAACGAAACTCCGTGGGGCGTGATGCGCTATCTGCAACTGGCGGAAAAGCACGAGCTGCCGCGCATTGTCTCTATCCAGAATCCCTATAGCCTGCTGAACCGCAGCTTCGAGGTTGGCCTGGCGGAAATCAGCCAGCATGAAGGGGTGGAGCTGCTGGCCTACTCGCCGCTGGCGTTTGGCACCTTGACGGGCAAGTACCTGAACGGCGCCAAACCGGCCGGCGCGCGCAATACGCTGTTCAGCCGTTTTGTGCGCTACTCGGCGCCCCATACCCAGCAAGCCATCGCCGAATACGTGGCGCTGGCGCAAAAACACGGGCTGGACCCGGCGCAAATGGCGCTGGCGTTTGTGCGTCAGCAGCCGTTTGTCGCCAGCACCCTGCTCGGCGCCACCACGCTGGAACAATTAAAAATTAATCTGGGCAGCCTTGAGCTGACGCTCGGCGAAGACGTGCTGACGGAACTGGAAGACATCCACCGTCGCTTTACCATTCCCGCGCCCTGA